In Salisediminibacterium beveridgei, one DNA window encodes the following:
- a CDS encoding DUF2627 domain-containing protein has translation MTIQRFLALIVLLIPIALAGYGIKLMRDTLFQIINWPYPGGTLQFLAGLIAFIAGVWFIGGFILHRDRKNNKVAVRFQKKAPVKD, from the coding sequence ATGACTATTCAGCGATTTCTTGCATTGATCGTTTTACTCATTCCTATCGCCCTTGCCGGATACGGCATTAAATTAATGCGTGACACATTGTTTCAAATCATCAACTGGCCTTACCCTGGAGGTACATTGCAATTTTTAGCCGGTCTGATTGCTTTTATTGCCGGCGTCTGGTTCATTGGCGGTTTCATTCTCCACAGAGATCGAAAAAACAATAAAGTTGCCGTCCGTTTTCAAAAAAAAGCACCCGTGAAGGATTGA
- a CDS encoding sigma-54 interaction domain-containing protein encodes MVKQALIIGAGDGGMALLDTILESDLIGIAGIVDRNPESAGIRYAKSLGVSAYFDWLEGIEQLSPEDVVIDVTGDEAFSETVHETARKKKLTVIPGTVAGILFHLIREKEELIDKIRKHSSTMEGILQSTSDGMIAIDTNKRITMMNRRAEKMTGLTEKDVLLKEINEVLPSSELPRVLKTGKIEYHRKQTLVKDRNIITTRVPVFDGNQLTGALAVFKDVTDIVEMAEEVTNLKSVQTMLEAIIQSSEDAISVVDDKGRGLMINPAYTRITGLTEDQVIGQPATADISEGDSMHFKVLETGEAVRGVRMKLGPQRKDVIVNVAPVLVDGEIKGSVGVVHDVSEMESLTKELEKAKKIIRTLEAQYRFKDIASVSEQLQISIDQAKLAAVTPATILLRGESGTGKELFAHAIHNESKRKYNKFIRVNCASLSESLLESELFGYEEGAFSGAKRGGKKGLFEESDKGSIFLDEIGELSPKMQAKLLRVLQENEIVRVGGTTPVAIDVRIIAATNVAIEERIQEGEFRADLYYRLNRMPITIPPLRERTEDIEILCQHLLTKLNQDYGRNVQSISKEAYQKLTTYHWPGNVRELENVLGRAIIQMHYTEQVIDVRHLPDFIQPTKPEQKKEEPLLEGKSLDEITMQAEKWAILNALDRHEGVKTKVAQELGISIRSLYYKMERLKLG; translated from the coding sequence ATGGTGAAACAAGCTTTAATTATCGGAGCTGGAGACGGTGGCATGGCACTTTTGGATACGATCCTCGAATCTGATTTAATAGGGATTGCAGGGATCGTCGATAGAAATCCTGAAAGTGCAGGTATCAGATACGCAAAGTCATTAGGGGTATCTGCATATTTTGATTGGCTTGAAGGTATAGAACAGCTCTCACCTGAAGATGTAGTCATTGATGTAACCGGTGATGAGGCATTCTCAGAAACGGTTCATGAAACTGCCAGAAAAAAAAAGTTAACAGTCATTCCAGGGACCGTTGCAGGGATATTGTTTCATTTGATCAGGGAAAAAGAAGAACTGATCGATAAAATCCGAAAGCACAGCAGCACAATGGAAGGAATTTTGCAGTCCACATCCGACGGAATGATTGCCATCGATACAAACAAGCGAATTACGATGATGAATCGCCGTGCAGAGAAAATGACAGGCTTGACAGAGAAGGATGTCTTATTAAAGGAGATCAATGAAGTTTTGCCGTCCAGTGAACTTCCGAGAGTGTTAAAGACCGGAAAAATCGAATATCACCGTAAACAAACACTTGTGAAAGATCGAAACATCATAACAACCCGGGTTCCAGTGTTCGATGGCAATCAGCTCACGGGCGCACTGGCCGTTTTTAAGGATGTAACAGATATCGTAGAAATGGCTGAGGAAGTAACAAATTTAAAAAGTGTTCAGACAATGCTTGAAGCGATTATACAAAGTTCGGAAGATGCCATTTCCGTAGTTGATGATAAAGGTCGGGGATTGATGATTAATCCAGCTTATACTCGTATTACTGGACTGACTGAAGATCAGGTGATTGGTCAACCCGCAACAGCTGATATTTCAGAAGGGGATAGTATGCATTTTAAAGTACTTGAAACTGGCGAAGCGGTAAGAGGAGTCAGAATGAAACTTGGGCCACAACGAAAAGACGTTATTGTCAATGTAGCACCTGTACTGGTGGATGGCGAAATTAAAGGGAGTGTAGGCGTCGTTCATGATGTTTCAGAGATGGAATCATTAACAAAAGAGCTTGAAAAAGCGAAAAAAATTATCCGTACGTTGGAAGCCCAGTACCGGTTTAAAGATATCGCAAGTGTTTCTGAACAACTGCAAATTTCAATTGACCAGGCTAAACTTGCAGCTGTGACACCCGCGACGATCCTTTTGAGAGGAGAATCAGGAACAGGAAAGGAGCTGTTTGCACATGCCATACATAATGAAAGTAAACGAAAATACAATAAATTTATCCGGGTGAACTGTGCTTCTCTGTCCGAAAGCCTGCTCGAGAGTGAATTATTCGGCTATGAAGAAGGTGCTTTTTCAGGAGCGAAGAGGGGTGGAAAAAAAGGGTTGTTTGAAGAATCCGATAAAGGCAGTATCTTCCTCGATGAAATCGGTGAATTATCTCCAAAAATGCAAGCAAAGTTGTTAAGAGTGCTTCAGGAAAATGAAATTGTACGTGTTGGTGGCACAACCCCGGTGGCCATCGACGTCAGAATAATCGCTGCAACGAATGTTGCGATTGAAGAACGCATCCAAGAGGGGGAGTTCCGTGCAGATTTATATTACAGGCTCAATCGTATGCCGATCACAATCCCGCCCTTACGGGAAAGGACAGAGGATATTGAGATCCTCTGTCAGCATCTCCTTACAAAATTAAATCAGGACTATGGAAGAAATGTACAAAGCATTTCGAAAGAAGCCTATCAAAAATTGACCACTTATCACTGGCCAGGGAATGTGAGGGAATTGGAGAATGTTTTAGGCAGGGCAATTATTCAAATGCATTATACAGAGCAGGTCATCGATGTCAGGCATTTGCCTGATTTTATTCAGCCAACAAAGCCGGAACAAAAAAAAGAAGAACCTCTTTTGGAGGGGAAGTCTCTGGATGAAATTACAATGCAGGCTGAAAAATGGGCAATTCTGAACGCTCTTGACCGACATGAAGGAGTAAAAACAAAAGTTGCTCAGGAATTGGGCATTTCTATTCGTTCTTTATACTACAAAATGGAGCGACTCAAACTCGGTTGA
- a CDS encoding bifunctional enoyl-CoA hydratase/phosphate acetyltransferase: MTIEELLDTFPVRKSTMEVAVAHAVDPGIFQMAEAALERGLCRFHFFGPEQEMKKAVKEGGFSWKDSDKVRFSDATDENDAAKKAVRQVAEAKAHVLMKGMVPTSVLLKAVLSKPEGLRTGRVLSHLAGFHIPNYHKMLFMTDAAMNIAPALDEKKQMIENSSAAMVKMGVKLPKVAVVAAVETVNLAMQATVDAAMLTQMNHRGQIKGCLVEGPLGFDNAIDQSAAVSKGISSPVGGDADLLVVPSIEVGNILYKSFTYFGGAVVGGMILGAKAPIVLTSRTDSIDSKLFSLAMALSSTDQPIIK, encoded by the coding sequence ATGACCATTGAAGAATTGCTTGATACGTTTCCGGTAAGAAAATCAACGATGGAAGTTGCTGTCGCACATGCTGTTGATCCTGGTATTTTTCAGATGGCAGAAGCAGCATTGGAGCGAGGGCTTTGCCGTTTTCACTTTTTTGGTCCTGAACAAGAGATGAAAAAAGCCGTGAAGGAAGGTGGTTTCTCTTGGAAAGATAGCGATAAAGTCCGTTTCAGCGATGCGACAGATGAGAACGACGCAGCCAAAAAAGCAGTCAGGCAAGTTGCTGAAGCTAAGGCTCATGTTCTCATGAAAGGTATGGTGCCAACATCGGTGCTTCTAAAGGCGGTGTTGAGTAAACCGGAGGGACTCAGAACCGGGAGAGTACTTAGCCATTTAGCCGGTTTTCATATCCCGAATTACCATAAGATGCTTTTCATGACTGATGCGGCAATGAATATTGCACCAGCACTGGATGAAAAAAAACAAATGATCGAAAATAGTTCAGCGGCGATGGTGAAAATGGGCGTGAAGTTACCTAAAGTGGCAGTTGTTGCAGCAGTTGAAACAGTCAATCTTGCGATGCAGGCAACCGTGGACGCTGCCATGCTGACTCAAATGAACCACCGTGGTCAAATCAAGGGATGCTTGGTAGAGGGACCCCTCGGCTTTGATAATGCCATAGACCAGTCCGCTGCGGTAAGTAAAGGAATATCATCACCAGTCGGTGGGGATGCAGATCTTCTGGTCGTTCCGAGCATAGAAGTTGGGAACATTTTATATAAGTCATTCACTTATTTCGGTGGTGCCGTAGTAGGCGGGATGATACTGGGTGCAAAGGCTCCGATTGTATTGACATCGAGAACGGATTCAATTGACAGTAAGCTCTTCTCTTTAGCGATGGCTTTAAGTTCAACAGATCAACCAATCATTAAATAA